A window from Calliopsis andreniformis isolate RMS-2024a chromosome 7, iyCalAndr_principal, whole genome shotgun sequence encodes these proteins:
- the LOC143181522 gene encoding uncharacterized protein LOC143181522, with amino-acid sequence MSSARFVISVSGDNVYPCRVCGKTYSRKSSMYTHLRLCGKEPRFLCVLCGKRFKYKHRLQSHLTSNLHAQRFR; translated from the coding sequence ATGTCTTCTGCACGATTCGTAATTTCTGTTTCAGGTGATAATGTCTACCCCTGCAGAGTCTGTGGGAAGACCTACTCGAGGAAATCCTCCATGTACACACACCTACGCCTGTGTGGAAAGGAGCCGAGATTCCTCTGCGTCCTCTGCGGGAAGAGGTTCAAATACAAACACAGACTGCAATCCCACTTGACTTCAAATTTGCATGCTCAAAGGTTTCGATAA
- the LOC143181439 gene encoding uncharacterized protein LOC143181439, which translates to MCSVCGRKFRHKQQLTSHLKKKVLVKQLTKFPCHLLSTPSALGKGRLCSRRIAPAGAWSVSSPCFSLFVPEVKRDFNRVNYHAPFTCYKCGRRYTWTDSLTRHLREGCGELPRHMCTLCGRKFKRRDYLLRHENNVHKLE; encoded by the exons aTGTGTTCCGTCTGTGGCAGAAAATTCCGGCACAAGCAGCAGCTGACGTCACATCTCAAGAA gaaagtactggtcaagcAACTGACTAAATTCCCTTGCCACCTTTTGTCCACCCCGAGCGCTCTAGGAAAGGGTAGACTGTGTTCCAGA AGGATAGCTCCAGCGGGTGCCTGGTCAGTCTCATCGCCATGCTTCTCGTTGTTTGTTCCAGAGGTGAAGAGGGACTTCAATCGAGTCAATTACCACGCTCCCTTCACCTGTTACAAGTGTGGCAGACGCTACACGTGGACGGACTCCCTGACGAGGCACCTTCGCGAGGGCTGTGGAGAGCTGCCCAGGCACATGTGCACCCTTTGTGGCAGGAAGTTCAAGCGCAGGGACTACCTACTGCGTCACGAGAACAACGTTCACAAGTTGGAGTGA
- the LOC143181513 gene encoding uncharacterized protein LOC143181513 isoform X1, which translates to MARVSEPPQANGVRDRAKVPLQHLWQAVQAQAPPGQAPEVHSQLRGPVAVDGRVGQGAREAVEVLRRRYLVTRGSRGIRIDLSLRAKVDGPGLGTGVKDTE; encoded by the exons ATGGCGCGAGTCTCTGAACCTCCACAAGCGAATGGAGTGCGGGATCGAGCCAAGGTTCCCCTGCAGCATCTGTGGCAGGCGGTTCAAGCACAAGCACCACCTGGCCAAGCACCAGAGGTCCATTCACAATTACGTGGACCAGTGGCAGTCGATGGACGAGTCGGCCAAGGAGCTCGAGAGGCAGTCGAGGTCCTGCGCAGGCGCTACCTCGTGACTCGTGGGTCGCGAGGCATAAGGATTGATCTTTCGCTGCGCGCCAAAGTTGACGGTCCAGGCCTTGGGACTGGTGTGAAAGACACTGA GTGA
- the LOC143181437 gene encoding uncharacterized protein LOC143181437: protein MSLLDCSSVHLRLFAHLKTDGKLGVLSLRLHRKPYPCHSCGRSYTRKDTLRRHMRDECGKIPQYICYVCQKGFKQKSNFQRHSANVHGFRMN from the exons ATGTCCTTGCTAGATTGTTCATCGGTTCACCTGAGACTCTTTGCCC ATCTGAAGACGGACGGCAAGCTGGGTGTCCTGAGCCTTCGTCTGCACCGCAAGCCGTACCCCTGCCACTCCTGCGGAAGATCTTACACGAGGAAGGACACCCTGCGCCGACACATGCGCGACGAGTGTGGCAAAATCCCCCAGTACATCTGCTACGTCTGCCAGAAGGGGTTCAAGCAGAAGTCCAACTTCCAGCGGCACAGCGCGAACGTCCATGGCTTCAGGATGAACTGA
- the LOC143181505 gene encoding uncharacterized protein LOC143181505 → MLTFLYFATKIARNNRASLKVIKLLGHRAHLPPCWTFCRHIGAPTTLPKPPHLRDQRDLTVFSLVVPFLALYASVYEDPGKNLISEASPGLQETQACSNRTPVPTVRALTRTRAP, encoded by the exons ATGCTAACTTTTCTCTACTTTGCCACCAAAATCGCGAGAAACAATCGAGCATCTTTGAAAGTGATTAAATTGCTGGGTCATAGGGCCCACTTGCCGCCATGTTGGACCTTCTGTCGCCACATTGGTGCCCCTACCACGTTACCAAAGCCTCCACACCTCAGGGACCAAAGGGATTTAACAGTATTTAGCCTAGTCGTTCCTTTTCTCGCTCTCTATGCTTCCGTTTATGAAGATCCAGGCAAAAACCTAATATCAGAG GCCAGTCCAGGCCTCCAAGAAACTCAGGCGTGCTCAAACCGTACCCCTGTTCCAACTGTACGCGCTCTTACACGAACAAGAGCACCCTGA
- the LOC143181434 gene encoding uncharacterized protein LOC143181434 has translation MARAVVKSSRPLIERSNRLLRLFAGFLAILGWSSSGSRRASRVSTNDVPAPLTPQRRARLYCPSRHGGRSNNNNNNNNRPIGSITGIGLDRRHNCSRCGKSYKNAYILKRHLLYECGKAPSFNCPHCAFSSKYERNLRAHINHRHVASKPSQPSQASQSSQSPSTVVVSATVNQTA, from the exons ATGGCCCGCGCCGTTGTAAAGAGCAGTCGT CCACTAATCGAGCGGTCGAACCGTCTGCTTCGATTGTTCGCAGGTTTCCTCGCGATCCTCGGCTGGAGCTCGAGCGGAAGCAGGCGCGCTTCCCGCGTGTCCACCAACGACGTGCCGGCGCCTCTGACGCCGCAGCGTCGCGCCAGGCTCTACTGTCCATCCCGCCACGGTGGCAGGAGcaacaataacaacaacaacaataatCGACCCATCGGCAGCATCACGGGGATCGGCCTCGACCGACGGCATAACTGTTCGCGCTGCGGCAAGAGCTACAAGAACGCGTACATCCTCAAGAGACACTTGCTCTACGAGTGCGGCAAGGCGCCCTCCTTCAATTGTCCCCACTGCGCCTTCAGCTCCAAATACGAGCGGAACCTGAGGGCGCATATAAACCACCGCCATGTGGCATCTAAGCCTTCACAACCCTCGCAAGCATCCCAGTCCTCCCAGTCTCCCAGTACTGTTGTCGTCAGCGCCACGGTCAATCAGACCGCCTGA
- the LOC143181513 gene encoding uncharacterized protein LOC143181513 isoform X2: MARVSEPPQANGVRDRAKVPLQHLWQAVQAQAPPGQAPEVHSQLRGPVAVDGRVGQGAREAVEVLRRRYLVTRGSRGIRIDLSLRAKVDGPGLGTGVKDTE, translated from the coding sequence ATGGCGCGAGTCTCTGAACCTCCACAAGCGAATGGAGTGCGGGATCGAGCCAAGGTTCCCCTGCAGCATCTGTGGCAGGCGGTTCAAGCACAAGCACCACCTGGCCAAGCACCAGAGGTCCATTCACAATTACGTGGACCAGTGGCAGTCGATGGACGAGTCGGCCAAGGAGCTCGAGAGGCAGTCGAGGTCCTGCGCAGGCGCTACCTCGTGACTCGTGGGTCGCGAGGCATAAGGATTGATCTTTCGCTGCGCGCCAAAGTTGACGGTCCAGGCCTTGGGACTGGTGTGAAAGACACTGAGTGA
- the LOC143181436 gene encoding uncharacterized protein LOC143181436: MGRLDCIDFVTDGTRRPNKSESSAKCRVRPVHDAFRANVDGHYFGGQCLADGYLEGGCLEGGRRRSGQRRQRSQQDPLSRFYCESCGKSYKWKESLFKHKRVECGKLPQFPCEICGHRFMHKHHLLKHVTSVHQIGEHAKDATEAKAVADIMVDPCLCRGTSLGASPSSAATCASRNLSASSVSSSTYSISTNYF; this comes from the exons ATGGGACGAT TGGACTGTATCGATTTTGTAACTGACGGAACACGTCGACCAAATAAATCCGAAAGCTCAGCTAAGTGTCGCGTTAGACCTGTCCACGACGCTTTCAGGGCCAACGTCGATGGTCACTATTTTGGAGGCCAGTGTCTTGCAGATGGCTACCTCGAAGGTGGCTGTCTCGAAG GTGGCAGGCGGAGGTCAGGTCAACGTCGCCAAAGGTCCCAGCAGGACCCTCTGAGTAGGTTCTATTGCGAGAGCTGTGGCAAGTCGTACAAGTGGAAGGAGTCACTGTTCAAGCACAAGCGGGTGGAGTGTGGGAAGCTGCCTCAGTTCCCCTGCGAGATCTGCGGCCATCGGTTCATGCACAAGCATCACCTGCTGAAGCACGTTACCTCGGTTCATCAG ATTGGAGAACACGCAAAGGATGCTACAGAAGCGAAAGCTGTGGCAGACATTATGGTAGATCCGTGTCTTTGCAGAGGTACCAGTCTGGGAGCGAGCCCAAGTTCTGCTGCCACTTGTGCATCAAGAAATTTAAGCGCAAGCAGCGTCTCGAGTTCCACCTATTCTATTTCCACGAACTACTTTTGA
- the LOC143181435 gene encoding uncharacterized protein LOC143181435 has product MCYMFYGRCNNMIFTIPSSLIYVNPSHILSPPECWLLVISAVRYGYCIRSEFDSKSDLGGFVHADTQNGANKLLLPVKDARYDSYENYDMSLLFPNAKRYTCTCGKFYSQKSSLDRHLRYECGKMPNVPCPQCNKMFKHKHHVTQHLKSCRLKDQWKSEFPSC; this is encoded by the exons ATGTGTTACATGTTTTATGGACGTTGTAATAACATGATTTTTACCATTCCCTCGAGTCTGATCTATGTGAATCCATCCCACATTTTGAGTCCCCCAGAATGTTGGCTACTGGTAATATCAGCTGTGAGATATGGTTACTGTATTA GGTCGGAATTCGATAGCAAATCGGACTTGGGAGGATTTGTCCATGCAGACACGCAGAATGGAGCAA ACAAACTTCTGCTCCCCGTCAAGGATGCCAGGTACGACAGCTACGAAAACTACGACATGTCCCTGCTCTTCCCCAACGCGAAAAGGTACACGTGCACCTGCGGCAAGTTCTACAGTCAAAAGAGTTCCCTGGACCGCCATCTTCGCTACGAGTGTGGGAAGATGCCTAACGTGCCCTGTCCTCAATGCAACAAGATGTTTAAGCACAAGCATCACGTGACACAGCACCTGAAGAGTTGTCGACTCAAGGACCAATGGAAGTCCGAGTTCCCCAGTTGCTGA